One Pecten maximus chromosome 16, xPecMax1.1, whole genome shotgun sequence DNA window includes the following coding sequences:
- the LOC117345200 gene encoding microtubule-associated protein tau-like isoform X1 → MTMKRSDKNLNPSEKAIREAAFKHLKKDDEDKVPIKTVLYVPHRSRYFGRFPIVTVHKHPRDGRYVVVEQRAIHTNFSDRHHEIKRLEELEKESGAYDPEVKFRSLKPAWKWGTKGNRIERSFNRSYQEPYLPPIDMPWSADAKVGSLDNADHIPGGGLKKVPNYKLNWEAKAKVGSLDNVDYDKRWTQSQSGSDISARSDPSNGVVLPKIKTQYRGQPFLGPLSSKNFVPGGTAHLIQKKNTAKAKVGSLDNINYETYGGKSEIPHFGKPKWKTEAKVGSLDKIFHKPGGGDVVIPDLKPKWKSGAKVGSLDNVDHIPNKQKFQVPHFQENWKELASPKVGSMENADHVPKGGDVSVYNQSQKWTKKSKIDHLWKKKPVYVDPNDIDYDEDKEIEARIRAMLYHGE, encoded by the coding sequence ATGACGATGAAAAGGTCAGACAAAAACCTCAACCCCTCTGAGAAGGCTATACGCGAGGCCGCGTTCAAACATCTTAAGAAAGACGATGAGGACAAGGTACCAATTAAAACTGTATTGTATGTGCCTCATCGAAGTCGCTACTTCGGACGATTCCCCATCGTGACTGTGCACAAGCATCCTAGAGATGGTCGCTACGTAGTTGTCGAGCAACGAGCCATACACACAAACTTTTCTGATCGCCACCATGAAATAAAACGCTTGGAGGAGCTAGAAAAAGAAAGCGGGGCTTACGACCCAGAAGTTAAGTTTCGTAGTCTGAAGCCAGCTTGGAAATGGGGAACAAAAGGTAATCGCATTGAGCGGTCGTTTAATAGATCATACCAAGAACCGTACTTGCCACCAATAGATATGCCATGGTCAGCGGATGCTAAAGTTGGGTCTCTTGATAATGCAGATCACATACCAGGTGGTGGTCTAAAGAAAGTGCCAAATTACAAGTTGAATTGGGAAGCGAAAGCTAAAGTGGGTTCTCTCGACAATGTGGACTACGACAAACGCTGGACACAAAGTCAATCAGGGTCTGATATCAGTGCTCGGAGTGACCCGTCAAATGGTGTGGTCCTTCCAAAAATTAAAACTCAGTATCGTGGGCAGCCATTTTTGGGACCTCTCAGCTCCAAAAATTTTGTACCAGGTGGTACAGCACATTTGATACAAAAGAAAAACACGGCCAAAGCAAAAGTAGGATCCCTTGATAACATCAACTATGAAACCTATGGAGGAAAGTCAGAAATCCCGCACTTCGGCAAACCAAAATGGAAAACGGAGGCAAAAGTGGGATCTTTAGATAAAATTTTTCATAAACCCGGCGGAGGAGATGTGGTAATACCGGATTTAAAACCAAAATGGAAGTCGGGGGCGAAGGTCGGATCGCTAGACAATGTTGACCACATTccaaataaacaaaagtttcAGGTGCCCCATTTTCAGGAAAACTGGAAAGAGTTAGCTTCACCAAAAGTTGGTTCAATGGAAAATGCTGATCATGTACCTAAGGGTGGTGATGTTTCTGTCTACAATCAGTCACAAAAATGGACGAAGAAGTCAAAAATTGACCATCTGTGGAAGAAAAAACCAGTCTATGTTGATCCAAATGACATTGATTATGATGAGGACAAGGAGATTGAAGCTAGAATCAGGGCAATGCTATATCATGGGGAGTGA
- the LOC117345345 gene encoding uncharacterized protein LOC117345345 isoform X2 produces the protein MILSAVIFLVLGFTPGSECLVCYQCADTRMDGPCQSNTADLVQSNKIWSNKTEEVRDDTDAYLEYVKSCPPEQQYCVIERIEDKDCERSQC, from the exons ATGATTCTCAGTGCTGTGATATTTTTGGTGCTGGGGTTCACACCAGGCTCAG AATGTCTGGTGTGCTATCAATGTGCGGACACACGGATGGACGGCCCATGTCAGTCGAACACTGCGGATCTTGTCCAGTCAAACAAAATTTGGTCTAACAAAACGGAGGAAGTTAGGGATGATACTGACGCCTACCTAGAATACGTGAAGAGCTGTCCCCCAGAACAACAATATTGCGTTATTGAACGTATTGAAGACAAag ATTGTGAACGAAGCCAGTGCTAA